One window of Pseudomonas sp. ML2-2023-3 genomic DNA carries:
- a CDS encoding NAD(P)/FAD-dependent oxidoreductase produces the protein MLRITELKLPIDHPEEDLRPAILQRLGIESDDLLDFTLFKRSYDARKKSSELCFIYTIDLSVRDEAPLLAKFADDRNVNPAPDVSYKVVGQAPQDLSQRPIVVGFGPCGIFAGLLLAQMGFKPIILERGTEVRQRTKDTWGLWRKNVLNPESNVQFGEGGAGTFSDGKLYSQIKDPKHHGRKVLHEFVKAGAPDEILYVSKPHIGTFRLTGVVENMRQQIIALGGEVRFQQRVTDVLIDDGQLTGVVLADGEQLNSRHVILALGHSARDTFRMLHGRGVYMEAKPFSVGFRIEHPQSLIDSARLGKYAGHPKLGAADYKLVHHAKNGRSVYSFCMCPGGTVVAATSEPGRVVTNGMSQYSRNERNANSGIVVGITPEDYPGGPLAGIELQERLEAHAYVLGGSNYEAPAQLVGDFIAGKPSSALGSVEPSYKPGVSLGDLALALPDYAIEAIREALPAFEKQIKGFSMHDAILTGIETRTSSPLRMTRDASMQSLNVKGLFPAGEGAGYAGGILSAGVDGIRIAEAVARDILGIEA, from the coding sequence ATGTTACGAATTACCGAACTCAAGCTGCCGATCGACCATCCCGAAGAAGACCTGCGCCCTGCCATCCTGCAGCGCCTGGGCATCGAAAGTGATGACCTGCTCGATTTCACCTTGTTCAAGCGCAGCTACGATGCGCGTAAAAAATCGTCCGAATTGTGCTTTATCTACACCATCGACCTGAGTGTGCGCGATGAAGCGCCGCTGTTGGCCAAGTTCGCGGACGACCGTAACGTCAATCCAGCGCCAGACGTCAGCTACAAAGTCGTCGGCCAGGCCCCACAAGACTTGAGCCAGCGCCCGATTGTGGTGGGTTTTGGTCCGTGCGGTATTTTCGCCGGCTTGCTGCTGGCACAAATGGGCTTCAAGCCGATCATTCTTGAGCGCGGCACCGAAGTTCGCCAGCGCACCAAGGACACCTGGGGCCTGTGGCGTAAAAACGTACTCAACCCCGAGTCCAACGTACAGTTTGGTGAAGGCGGCGCAGGCACGTTCTCGGACGGCAAGCTTTACAGCCAGATCAAGGATCCCAAGCACCACGGCCGTAAAGTGCTGCACGAGTTTGTCAAAGCCGGTGCCCCGGACGAGATCCTCTACGTCAGCAAGCCGCATATCGGTACGTTCCGTCTGACCGGTGTCGTCGAAAACATGCGCCAGCAGATCATCGCGCTGGGCGGTGAAGTCCGTTTTCAACAGCGTGTGACTGACGTCCTGATCGACGACGGCCAGTTGACCGGCGTGGTACTGGCCGACGGCGAACAGCTGAACTCGCGCCACGTGATCCTGGCCCTGGGCCACAGCGCCCGTGACACGTTCCGCATGCTCCACGGTCGTGGCGTGTACATGGAAGCCAAACCGTTCTCGGTAGGTTTCCGGATCGAACACCCGCAGTCGTTGATCGACAGCGCACGCCTGGGCAAGTACGCGGGCCACCCGAAACTGGGCGCCGCCGACTACAAACTGGTTCACCACGCCAAAAACGGCCGTTCGGTTTACAGCTTCTGCATGTGCCCAGGCGGCACCGTGGTTGCGGCTACCAGCGAGCCGGGTCGTGTTGTGACCAACGGTATGAGCCAGTACTCACGTAACGAACGCAACGCCAACTCGGGCATCGTGGTCGGCATCACACCTGAGGACTATCCAGGTGGGCCATTGGCCGGTATCGAACTGCAAGAACGCCTGGAAGCCCACGCCTACGTGTTGGGTGGCAGCAATTACGAGGCACCGGCGCAACTGGTGGGTGACTTTATAGCGGGTAAACCTTCATCGGCCCTGGGCAGCGTCGAGCCGTCCTACAAACCGGGTGTGTCCCTGGGTGATCTGGCCCTGGCCTTGCCGGACTACGCCATTGAAGCCATCCGTGAAGCCTTGCCGGCGTTCGAGAAACAGATCAAGGGTTTCTCGATGCATGATGCGATCCTGACCGGGATCGAAACCCGTACCTCGTCGCCTCTGCGCATGACCCGTGATGCGTCGATGCAAAGCCTCAACGTCAAGGGCCTGTTCCCGGCAGGCGAAGGCGCAGGCTATGCAGGTGGCATTCTGTCGGCCGGTGTCGACGGCATCCGGATTGCCGAGGCTGTCGCTCGCGACATTCTGGGTATCGAAGCGTAG